A part of Microaerobacter geothermalis genomic DNA contains:
- the rodA gene encoding rod shape-determining protein RodA: MGIEKRWIREFDWMIILVILGLFAFSYIGISGANPQYNQQNKQVIWYLLGFAVLFVILLFDYHFIGTYSYIFYGIGVILLIAILIKGTITNGAQSWFDFGYFKVQPSEFMKIFIILTLARYFSQKEEKEEKIESFYQLIPAFLLLGVPLGLILLQPDLGTALVFVGIFLSILIAVGIPLRHFIYMGLIIASGIAVLAYFYNFKPELFFSFIQEYQWNRLVSFINPDGANALTTGYQLKQSLIAIGSGQLTGKGLFAGTQAKYNWVPEGETDFIFTVIAEELGFIGASLLLLLFFLLIYRMVRISIEAKDSFGSYVIVGVIGMLVFQIYENIGMTIRLMPITGIPLPFISYGGSSLITNFVAVGLVLSIGMRRKKLMFS, from the coding sequence ATGGGGATCGAAAAAAGATGGATTCGTGAATTTGACTGGATGATTATTCTTGTGATATTGGGTTTGTTTGCTTTTAGTTATATTGGCATTTCTGGGGCAAATCCGCAGTATAATCAGCAAAATAAGCAGGTGATTTGGTATTTACTCGGTTTTGCCGTGTTGTTTGTGATCCTCTTGTTTGATTATCATTTCATAGGTACCTATTCCTATATTTTTTACGGGATAGGGGTCATTCTTCTAATTGCCATTTTGATTAAGGGAACCATTACAAATGGAGCTCAAAGTTGGTTCGATTTTGGATATTTTAAGGTACAGCCATCGGAATTCATGAAGATTTTCATCATCTTGACCTTAGCTCGATATTTCTCCCAAAAGGAAGAAAAGGAAGAAAAAATAGAATCCTTTTATCAGCTGATTCCTGCGTTTTTGTTGTTGGGAGTCCCTCTCGGATTAATTTTGCTCCAACCTGATTTGGGGACGGCTTTGGTGTTTGTGGGAATATTTTTGAGTATTCTAATCGCTGTAGGAATTCCTCTGCGCCATTTTATTTATATGGGACTAATTATCGCTTCAGGTATCGCTGTCCTTGCTTATTTCTACAATTTTAAGCCTGAACTCTTTTTTTCTTTCATTCAGGAATACCAGTGGAACCGTCTGGTTTCCTTTATCAATCCTGATGGAGCAAATGCGCTGACCACCGGTTATCAATTAAAACAATCCCTTATTGCCATTGGTTCTGGTCAATTAACAGGCAAGGGGCTGTTTGCTGGAACACAGGCGAAATATAATTGGGTGCCCGAAGGGGAGACTGATTTTATTTTTACGGTAATTGCCGAGGAATTAGGATTTATAGGGGCCAGCTTACTCCTTCTCCTCTTTTTCTTGTTAATCTATCGGATGGTCCGGATTTCCATTGAGGCAAAGGATTCCTTTGGCAGCTATGTGATTGTCGGCGTTATTGGCATGCTGGTATTTCAGATTTATGAAAATATAGGAATGACCATCCGCCTAATGCCGATTACCGGAATTCCCCTTCCTTTTATCAGTTATGGGGGAAGTTCTCTGATAACCAATTTTGTAGCCGTTGGTTTAGTTCTAAGTATTGGGATGAGAAGAAAAAAGCTGATGTTCTCATAA
- a CDS encoding M23 family metallopeptidase: MDDFRSFREREERYKVLKEKIRQRKLDRMTSEWEQPTYSSYFPSTVRQRHSFRKEHRTTQKEVLAIRLFISIILLGATFLLFRMEGPFFKTSQDAVREVMEREFNFKGVVKWYEQKIGTIPTFFPNLSNRVMLEEDRDVPVSYAAPVLNGAVISPFVKDGKGVLVGTDKGEMVTSIDEGWITYIGPKDSLGQVVIVQHRKGIESWYGYLGELYVQVNDWVKKGAVLGKVRPDGKGENGYFYFSMKKNGQFVDPMEVIPFE, translated from the coding sequence ATGGATGATTTTCGATCTTTTCGGGAACGAGAAGAAAGATATAAGGTGTTAAAGGAGAAGATCAGACAAAGGAAACTTGACAGAATGACGAGTGAATGGGAGCAGCCCACGTATAGTTCATACTTTCCATCAACGGTGCGTCAGCGTCATTCTTTCAGAAAAGAACACAGAACTACCCAAAAAGAAGTTTTGGCCATTCGTCTTTTTATTTCCATTATTTTGCTTGGAGCCACGTTTCTCCTTTTTCGGATGGAAGGGCCTTTCTTTAAGACTTCACAGGATGCTGTCCGGGAAGTGATGGAAAGGGAGTTTAATTTTAAAGGTGTAGTAAAATGGTATGAACAGAAAATCGGTACCATCCCTACATTTTTCCCCAATTTATCTAATCGTGTCATGCTGGAGGAAGACCGAGATGTTCCAGTTTCATATGCTGCGCCTGTTCTAAATGGTGCAGTCATCTCACCTTTTGTAAAAGACGGGAAGGGAGTTCTGGTTGGAACAGATAAGGGAGAAATGGTCACCTCCATTGACGAAGGTTGGATTACCTATATTGGTCCGAAGGATTCTCTAGGACAAGTTGTCATTGTTCAACATCGTAAGGGAATAGAATCTTGGTATGGTTATTTGGGAGAATTATACGTCCAGGTGAATGATTGGGTGAAAAAAGGGGCGGTATTGGGAAAAGTTCGTCCTGATGGAAAAGGGGAGAATGGCTATTTTTATTTTTCCATGAAGAAAAATGGCCAATTTGTAGATCCCATGGAAGTGATTCCATTTGAGTAG
- a CDS encoding M50 family metallopeptidase, translated as MKVTVHPLFWVVIGFALLFGRFLEIISLFTIVVIHELGHVYTAKAFGWRVTEISLLPFGGVAKVDELGNTLIREECMVALAGPFINGLMMALSVLMYRLGWWNREWADFFFIGNAYIALFNLLPIWPLDGSKVLKALISYACPYRKVIRLIIWVSSFGILFLLWTSVSQPDKHLNVLFINFFLAYSTFIFYRHREYHFFRFLIAKYDAIQLAKESWPVKFIYIKGNEPVKDLLKRLFREKYHLFSQMDEKKKNKEFIGEEVLLNAYFNR; from the coding sequence ATGAAAGTTACGGTTCATCCCCTTTTTTGGGTGGTGATTGGTTTTGCTTTGCTTTTCGGAAGATTTCTGGAGATTATTTCTTTATTTACCATTGTTGTGATCCATGAGTTAGGACATGTATATACAGCAAAGGCCTTTGGGTGGCGGGTGACAGAGATATCCCTTCTTCCTTTTGGAGGGGTTGCCAAAGTAGACGAGTTGGGAAACACCTTGATTCGTGAAGAATGTATGGTTGCTTTGGCAGGTCCCTTTATCAATGGGTTGATGATGGCACTTTCCGTCCTGATGTATAGATTGGGATGGTGGAACAGAGAATGGGCGGATTTTTTCTTTATAGGAAACGCTTACATCGCTCTTTTTAACCTATTGCCCATTTGGCCATTGGATGGAAGCAAAGTGCTGAAAGCCCTCATCAGCTATGCATGTCCCTACAGAAAAGTGATTCGCTTAATCATTTGGGTCAGTAGTTTCGGCATCCTTTTTTTGCTTTGGACATCAGTATCCCAACCAGACAAACATTTGAATGTGCTGTTTATTAATTTTTTCCTCGCATACTCTACATTTATTTTCTACAGGCACAGGGAATATCATTTTTTTCGTTTTTTAATTGCCAAATATGATGCAATTCAATTGGCAAAGGAAAGCTGGCCCGTTAAATTCATATATATAAAAGGCAATGAACCGGTTAAGGATTTGTTAAAAAGACTATTTAGGGAAAAGTATCACCTGTTTTCCCAAATGGATGAAAAGAAGAAGAATAAAGAATTTATTGGGGAAGAAGTCCTTTTAAATGCCTATTTTAATCGATAG
- a CDS encoding Rne/Rng family ribonuclease, with translation MKKIIANCANQEIKVALIEDQRLVELFLERPNDRRLVGNIYKGKVANVLPGMQAAFIDLGIGKNAFLYIDDLLPPRLLDPESREKKVKGNIQEYLRMGEELLVQVCKEPLGNKGPRVTTHLTLPGRFLVYLPTGNYVAISRRIENEEERERLKSITEQYRNKEDGFIVRTAAEGASEKELAQDVLFLRRVWQNTLEASKQVESPGLIYRDLDLLSRVIRDLMDDDVEELVVNSKEAYHKLASLLIDDPNLQTRIRLHEANGDIFAYYGVLQEMEKALKRKVWLKSGGYVVFDQTEALIAVDVNTGKFTGKHSLEETVFRTNMEAAREIPRQLRLRGIGGIIIIDFIDMDKPEYKAAVLDALQEEVHKDRTKSQILGITQLGLVEMTRKKVRQSLEDMLMSPCPTCEGRGKISIGEDPNSH, from the coding sequence GTGAAAAAAATCATTGCAAATTGTGCTAACCAGGAAATCAAGGTGGCTCTGATAGAGGACCAACGGCTGGTTGAGTTGTTTTTGGAAAGGCCTAATGACCGCCGTCTGGTTGGAAACATCTATAAAGGCAAAGTGGCCAATGTTCTTCCTGGAATGCAAGCCGCTTTTATTGACCTAGGAATTGGGAAAAACGCCTTTCTATATATAGATGATTTACTGCCGCCCCGATTATTGGATCCTGAATCCCGGGAAAAAAAGGTGAAGGGAAACATTCAGGAATATCTTCGTATGGGTGAAGAACTCCTTGTTCAAGTTTGCAAGGAACCTTTAGGCAATAAGGGTCCGCGGGTAACTACCCATCTTACCCTTCCCGGAAGATTTCTTGTCTATCTTCCGACAGGGAATTATGTGGCTATTTCCAGAAGAATTGAAAATGAGGAAGAGCGTGAACGGCTGAAGTCCATCACTGAGCAATACAGAAACAAAGAAGATGGGTTTATTGTTCGAACAGCGGCGGAGGGGGCTTCAGAAAAGGAATTGGCCCAGGACGTTCTTTTTTTGCGAAGAGTTTGGCAAAACACCTTGGAAGCAAGCAAGCAAGTGGAATCACCTGGATTAATTTATCGCGATTTGGATTTGTTGTCCCGGGTGATTCGGGATTTAATGGATGATGATGTGGAAGAATTGGTGGTGAATTCTAAGGAGGCATACCATAAACTGGCTTCTTTATTAATAGATGATCCCAACCTTCAAACAAGGATTCGTTTACATGAGGCAAATGGTGATATCTTTGCTTATTACGGAGTATTGCAGGAGATGGAAAAAGCTTTAAAAAGAAAAGTTTGGTTAAAAAGCGGCGGATATGTGGTCTTTGATCAAACAGAAGCTCTGATTGCCGTTGATGTTAATACTGGAAAATTTACTGGAAAACATAGTTTGGAAGAGACCGTTTTTCGAACAAATATGGAGGCCGCAAGGGAAATCCCCAGACAGCTCCGCTTAAGGGGAATTGGCGGAATCATTATTATTGATTTTATCGACATGGATAAGCCGGAATATAAGGCCGCCGTATTGGATGCCCTTCAAGAAGAGGTTCACAAGGACCGGACCAAATCGCAAATATTAGGCATTACTCAGCTTGGTCTTGTTGAAATGACCCGCAAAAAGGTTCGGCAAAGCCTTGAGGATATGCTGATGTCCCCCTGTCCGACATGTGAAGGAAGGGGGAAGATTTCCATTGGAGAAGACCCCAATTCACATTGA
- the rplU gene encoding 50S ribosomal protein L21, whose product MYAIIETGGKQYKVKEGDVLFIEKLDVKEGDSVQFDRVLAVSKDSGLVVGTPLVSGATVSAKVEKQGKAKKIIVFKYKAKKNYHRKQGHRQPYTKVVIEKINA is encoded by the coding sequence ATGTACGCGATTATCGAAACAGGTGGAAAACAGTATAAAGTGAAAGAAGGAGATGTTCTCTTTATTGAAAAGCTGGATGTAAAAGAAGGGGACAGTGTTCAATTTGACCGTGTGTTGGCTGTTTCCAAAGACAGTGGATTGGTGGTAGGAACTCCTCTTGTTTCAGGGGCTACCGTGTCCGCTAAGGTTGAAAAGCAGGGTAAGGCAAAGAAGATTATCGTTTTCAAGTATAAAGCGAAGAAAAATTATCATCGCAAACAAGGCCACCGTCAGCCGTATACAAAAGTAGTAATTGAAAAGATTAATGCCTAA
- a CDS encoding ribosomal-processing cysteine protease Prp — MITVKVDRLPSLEIESVTVSGHAQFADPGKDIVCSAVSGITLGMINAVEMLLGISLDVKAENTGYLYFCPPRIDDEKTWEKMQWILEAMVAALVSVSRDYGSYVKVKDPKY; from the coding sequence ATGATTACCGTAAAAGTTGACCGTTTGCCGTCCCTGGAAATTGAATCGGTGACCGTTTCGGGACATGCCCAATTTGCAGATCCCGGGAAGGATATTGTATGTTCTGCTGTTTCCGGCATCACATTAGGGATGATAAACGCGGTAGAAATGTTGTTGGGTATTTCATTGGACGTAAAAGCAGAAAATACAGGATATCTTTACTTTTGTCCTCCGAGGATTGATGATGAGAAAACTTGGGAGAAAATGCAGTGGATTCTTGAAGCCATGGTTGCTGCTCTTGTTTCTGTATCCCGGGATTACGGTTCATATGTGAAGGTGAAAGACCCCAAGTATTAA
- the rpmA gene encoding 50S ribosomal protein L27 gives MLKMNLQFFATKKGVGSTKNGRDSIAKRLGVKRGDGQLVKAGNILVRQRGTKIYPGTNVGRGSDDTLFATAEGIVRFERLGRDRKKVSVYPTASEA, from the coding sequence ATGCTTAAAATGAATCTTCAATTTTTTGCCACTAAAAAAGGAGTAGGTTCCACAAAAAACGGTCGTGACAGCATCGCTAAACGTCTGGGTGTTAAAAGAGGCGACGGACAGCTGGTAAAAGCAGGGAACATCCTTGTTCGTCAGCGCGGTACAAAAATTTATCCAGGTACCAATGTGGGACGCGGCTCTGATGATACCTTATTTGCTACCGCAGAAGGTATTGTTCGCTTTGAGCGTTTGGGGCGTGACCGTAAGAAAGTAAGTGTTTATCCGACAGCAAGTGAAGCTTAA
- a CDS encoding Spo0B domain-containing protein translates to MKWKWALLVSLILSMVGSGLFITQGRILDKFMLIALITAALVIGYLIGIWRNRYHHAERHSNFEKEWLTSISHQRHDWLNHFQVIYGYLKMGKLDRMEEYIQRVTERAHQDSRISRLGYSPLVVYLLTFNSLVREMELEVEVDEELDLSKIPVNVESLYQIVYKLVETYRANVIVGEGERNNLLLSLQLLNHAVYLSFDFQGHLNEKACRLQLQQLAKQIKNEGGIFVEGLHNREESLMEVKIPLAQAS, encoded by the coding sequence GTGAAATGGAAGTGGGCCTTACTAGTTTCCCTGATTTTATCTATGGTTGGATCTGGTCTTTTCATAACTCAGGGAAGGATACTGGATAAGTTCATGCTTATTGCTTTAATTACTGCTGCTCTTGTTATTGGTTATTTGATCGGTATATGGAGAAACCGGTACCATCACGCCGAAAGACACAGTAATTTTGAGAAGGAATGGCTGACCAGCATCAGTCATCAGCGACATGATTGGCTAAATCACTTTCAAGTGATCTATGGATATTTAAAAATGGGTAAGCTGGACAGGATGGAAGAATATATCCAGCGAGTGACGGAAAGGGCTCATCAAGATAGTCGGATTTCACGTTTAGGATATTCACCGCTGGTTGTTTATCTGCTAACATTCAATTCATTGGTTCGGGAAATGGAATTGGAAGTGGAAGTGGATGAGGAGTTGGACTTATCTAAGATTCCTGTAAATGTGGAGTCTTTATATCAAATTGTATATAAATTGGTGGAAACATACCGGGCAAATGTAATCGTTGGAGAAGGAGAGCGGAACAATCTGCTTCTTTCCCTTCAGCTGTTGAATCATGCAGTTTATTTGTCCTTTGACTTCCAAGGCCATCTCAATGAAAAGGCTTGCCGTTTGCAGCTTCAACAATTAGCCAAACAAATTAAGAATGAGGGCGGAATCTTTGTGGAAGGATTACATAATAGGGAAGAGTCTTTGATGGAGGTAAAGATTCCATTAGCCCAGGCATCTTAA
- the obgE gene encoding GTPase ObgE, which yields MFVDTAKIYVKGGDGGNGQVAFRREKYVPLGGPAGGDGGKGGDVIFRVDEGLRTLVDFRYQRHFKANRGEHGKSKGQHGANAEDLIVRVPPGTLVTDAETGEVLVDLVHHGQEALIVKGGRGGRGNMRFATPANPAPHMAEKGEPGEEKWVVLELKVLADVGLVGFPSVGKSTLLSVVSAARPKIGAYHFTTLSPNLGVCTVDDRSFVMADLPGLIEGAHEGVGLGHQFLRHVERTRLILHVVDMSASEGRDPFQDYLQINEELKLYNQQLEERPQIIVANKMDVTGAEEQLRHFKEKLDQDIPIYPISAVTQRGIKELLYAIADKLDTLPAYPLVEEEKLEERKIYRAEKEEEPFTVRRENEVFVVEGERLKKMILMTDFSQDESVRRFARIMRKMGVDQALRERGAEDGSIVRIGEIEFEFVEGDIE from the coding sequence ATGTTTGTTGATACAGCTAAGATATATGTGAAAGGCGGCGACGGAGGGAACGGACAGGTAGCCTTTCGGCGAGAAAAATATGTCCCTTTAGGAGGTCCTGCCGGGGGTGATGGAGGAAAAGGAGGAGACGTGATTTTTCGGGTGGATGAAGGATTGCGTACCCTTGTTGATTTTCGCTATCAGCGCCATTTTAAGGCGAACAGGGGAGAACACGGCAAGAGTAAAGGGCAGCATGGGGCCAATGCGGAAGATCTGATCGTCCGCGTTCCCCCGGGCACCTTGGTTACCGATGCAGAAACAGGAGAAGTTTTGGTTGATTTGGTTCATCATGGTCAGGAAGCCCTAATTGTAAAAGGGGGGAGAGGCGGAAGGGGAAATATGAGATTTGCTACCCCGGCAAACCCTGCCCCCCATATGGCAGAGAAGGGGGAACCAGGTGAGGAGAAGTGGGTCGTCCTAGAATTGAAAGTACTCGCAGATGTTGGCTTGGTTGGTTTTCCCAGTGTGGGAAAATCTACTCTACTTTCTGTGGTATCTGCAGCAAGGCCGAAAATTGGTGCTTATCATTTTACCACATTATCCCCAAATCTTGGGGTATGCACCGTGGATGACAGAAGCTTTGTGATGGCTGATTTGCCTGGATTAATTGAAGGGGCCCATGAAGGAGTAGGGCTGGGACATCAATTTCTTCGACATGTGGAAAGAACGAGGCTCATTCTTCATGTGGTTGATATGTCGGCTTCAGAAGGACGTGATCCTTTTCAAGATTATTTACAAATTAATGAAGAACTGAAGTTGTATAATCAGCAATTGGAGGAAAGACCCCAGATCATTGTCGCCAATAAAATGGATGTGACAGGGGCAGAGGAACAACTGAGGCATTTTAAAGAGAAGTTAGATCAAGATATTCCCATTTATCCTATCTCTGCAGTGACGCAGCGGGGGATAAAGGAACTCCTTTATGCCATAGCCGATAAATTGGATACTTTGCCAGCCTATCCTCTTGTTGAAGAGGAAAAATTAGAGGAACGAAAGATATACCGGGCTGAGAAAGAGGAAGAACCCTTTACGGTCCGAAGGGAAAATGAGGTTTTTGTGGTGGAAGGGGAAAGGTTGAAAAAAATGATTTTGATGACAGACTTCTCACAGGATGAATCTGTTCGCCGCTTTGCCCGGATTATGAGGAAGATGGGTGTGGATCAGGCATTAAGGGAACGGGGAGCAGAAGATGGTTCCATTGTTCGGATTGGCGAAATCGAGTTTGAATTTGTAGAAGGGGATATCGAGTAG
- a CDS encoding putative holin-like toxin, translating into MTVFETITVMIAFGMLVAILSQKNRK; encoded by the coding sequence ATGACAGTATTTGAAACAATAACTGTAATGATAGCTTTCGGAATGCTTGTGGCAATACTGTCTCAAAAAAATAGGAAATAG
- a CDS encoding ACT domain-containing protein — MKKKEDVFYLIRSNILPESILKTVEAKKLLESGKADTVFEAVEKVGLSRSAYYKYKDGIFPFNAMMREKIITISMNLEHRSGVLSKVLGYIAQSGGNILTIHQTIPLQGSANVAMSIDTASMDLSTTDFLEGLETIDGVSKAIIVGRG, encoded by the coding sequence ATGAAAAAAAAAGAAGATGTTTTTTATCTGATTCGGTCTAATATTCTTCCGGAATCTATTCTAAAAACGGTGGAAGCGAAAAAGCTGTTGGAATCAGGAAAAGCAGATACGGTTTTTGAAGCAGTGGAGAAAGTGGGATTAAGCCGAAGTGCCTATTACAAGTATAAAGATGGGATCTTCCCTTTCAATGCGATGATGAGAGAGAAGATTATAACCATCTCCATGAATTTGGAGCACCGTTCTGGGGTGTTATCCAAAGTGTTAGGCTATATTGCCCAATCCGGCGGAAATATTTTAACCATTCATCAGACGATTCCGTTACAGGGATCGGCCAATGTCGCCATGTCCATTGATACTGCATCAATGGACTTATCCACCACTGACTTTTTGGAAGGATTGGAAACGATTGACGGCGTGTCCAAAGCCATTATCGTGGGCAGAGGATAA
- a CDS encoding homoserine dehydrogenase: MDNQVVKIGLMGLGTVGGGVVRILEAHQEDLYKQTGCRIEIVKVLVQNLEKQRSVTVDRSIITNNPWEVLDDPEIDVIVEVMGGIEPTREYILEALERGKHVVTANKDLMALQGGEILSKAEQMGCDVFYEASVAGGIPILRALVEGFSSDRITKMMGIVNGTTNYILTKMSQEGASYEDVLKEAQELGYAESDPTADVEGHDAARKMAILSTLGFHVALNLDEVDVKGISKVTKEDILLGKKLGYEVKLLGIAQRDDDKIEVSVQPTMIPKSHPLASVNGVFNAVYVYGEAVGETMFYGPGAGQLPTATAVVSDLVTVVKNMKLGVNGRGTVAPYKEKKLKSDDQVVSKYFLRFIVADKRGVLAQITSILAENDISLEQVLQQPYQINGESKAEIILVTHFASKANMNKVIEVFSHLDVVKEIKSCYRVEGGEA; this comes from the coding sequence ATGGATAATCAGGTTGTTAAAATTGGTTTAATGGGCTTGGGGACCGTGGGTGGTGGTGTTGTCCGTATTTTAGAGGCCCATCAGGAGGATTTATATAAACAAACCGGATGCCGCATTGAAATCGTAAAGGTTTTGGTTCAAAACCTTGAAAAACAGCGTTCAGTTACGGTTGACCGTTCCATAATCACGAACAATCCATGGGAGGTTCTTGATGATCCGGAGATTGATGTGATCGTTGAAGTGATGGGAGGCATTGAGCCTACAAGGGAATATATTTTGGAAGCCCTTGAAAGAGGAAAGCATGTGGTTACTGCCAATAAAGACTTAATGGCTCTGCAAGGAGGTGAAATCCTCTCCAAGGCGGAACAAATGGGGTGCGATGTTTTCTATGAAGCCAGTGTTGCCGGCGGCATTCCCATATTAAGAGCGTTAGTTGAAGGTTTTTCTTCCGATCGAATTACAAAAATGATGGGTATCGTGAATGGGACCACCAACTACATCTTGACTAAAATGAGCCAGGAGGGTGCCTCCTATGAAGATGTACTGAAGGAAGCTCAGGAATTGGGATATGCTGAATCTGATCCGACTGCCGATGTGGAAGGACATGATGCCGCAAGGAAAATGGCCATATTAAGCACTTTGGGGTTCCATGTGGCATTAAATTTGGATGAAGTAGACGTGAAAGGGATATCCAAGGTTACCAAAGAAGATATTCTCCTCGGAAAAAAACTTGGCTATGAAGTGAAACTGTTGGGTATCGCCCAGCGGGATGACGATAAGATTGAAGTAAGTGTGCAGCCGACGATGATTCCCAAATCCCATCCATTAGCTTCAGTAAATGGGGTGTTCAATGCGGTTTATGTATACGGGGAAGCCGTAGGTGAGACGATGTTCTACGGTCCCGGTGCCGGTCAATTACCCACAGCAACCGCAGTGGTATCAGATCTAGTAACGGTGGTGAAAAATATGAAATTAGGAGTAAATGGGAGGGGAACTGTGGCTCCATACAAAGAGAAAAAACTAAAATCCGATGACCAAGTGGTCTCTAAATATTTTCTTAGGTTTATTGTCGCCGACAAGCGCGGGGTTTTGGCCCAGATTACCAGCATCCTGGCGGAGAATGATATTAGCCTGGAGCAGGTGCTTCAACAGCCCTATCAAATCAACGGTGAATCAAAGGCGGAAATTATTCTGGTTACCCATTTTGCGTCCAAAGCAAATATGAACAAAGTGATTGAAGTTTTTTCACATTTGGATGTGGTAAAAGAGATCAAAAGTTGTTACAGAGTAGAAGGTGGGGAGGCATAA
- the thrC gene encoding threonine synthase — MAGIIQRYRSFLPVSDKTPPITLHEGNTPLIYAEKLSNMLDIELYVKYEGLNPTGSFKDRGMVMAVAKAMEEGSHTIMCASTGNTSAAAAAYAARANLRCIVIIPNNNIAMGKLAQAMIYGAEVIAIEGNFDEALQIVREITRDEPITLVNSVNPYRLEGQKTAAFEICDVLEKAPDILAIPVGNAGNITAYWKGFKEYHQAGKVTNLPQMFGFEAEGAAALVKGEVIPYPETIATAIRIGNPASWDGAMNAVKESKGNIDMVSDEEILEAYRLLASTEGIFAEPASCASIAGIIKLRKSNRIPSGTQIAAVLTGNGLKDPKIALEAVTVQPVVVENSRKAVMEIIQKEGATHGRQG; from the coding sequence ATGGCAGGAATCATACAAAGATATCGCTCTTTTCTTCCCGTATCAGATAAAACCCCACCTATTACTTTGCATGAGGGAAATACTCCCCTCATCTATGCGGAAAAACTGTCGAACATGCTGGACATTGAATTGTACGTGAAATACGAAGGCCTCAATCCTACGGGTTCCTTTAAGGACAGAGGGATGGTGATGGCTGTTGCCAAGGCGATGGAGGAAGGAAGCCATACCATCATGTGCGCATCCACCGGGAATACTTCAGCTGCTGCTGCCGCCTATGCGGCCCGGGCCAACCTACGCTGCATTGTGATTATCCCGAATAATAATATTGCCATGGGAAAACTGGCCCAAGCCATGATTTACGGAGCTGAGGTGATTGCCATCGAAGGTAATTTTGATGAGGCTCTTCAAATCGTAAGAGAAATTACCAGGGATGAGCCCATTACACTGGTCAATTCCGTCAATCCCTATCGATTGGAAGGGCAAAAAACAGCAGCCTTTGAAATATGTGATGTGTTGGAAAAGGCTCCTGACATTCTTGCCATTCCAGTTGGAAATGCAGGTAATATTACCGCTTACTGGAAGGGGTTTAAGGAATATCACCAGGCTGGCAAGGTAACCAATCTGCCACAGATGTTTGGATTTGAGGCAGAGGGAGCCGCCGCCCTGGTGAAGGGAGAAGTGATTCCTTATCCGGAAACCATTGCCACTGCCATTCGCATTGGAAATCCCGCCAGTTGGGACGGAGCGATGAATGCCGTAAAGGAATCAAAGGGGAATATTGATATGGTGAGTGATGAGGAGATCTTGGAAGCTTATCGCTTATTGGCATCCACTGAGGGGATTTTTGCTGAACCAGCCTCTTGCGCATCCATCGCCGGAATTATAAAGTTGAGAAAAAGCAACCGAATTCCTTCAGGAACACAAATTGCAGCGGTGCTAACCGGAAATGGGTTAAAGGACCCCAAAATTGCCTTGGAAGCCGTAACCGTTCAACCAGTGGTTGTGGAAAATTCAAGAAAAGCTGTCATGGAGATCATACAAAAAGAAGGTGCAACTCATGGAAGGCAAGGTTAG